One Myxococcus stipitatus DNA segment encodes these proteins:
- a CDS encoding glycosyltransferase: protein MPKSPPRIAVILPCYNEEPAIRATVLGFQQALPTASIVVYDNASTDRTSEVAREAGAFVRSETRRGKGNVIRRAFADIDADIYVVADGDGTYDASVAPRLVQLLVDESLDMVVGTRIHSEKEAYRAGHVAGNWLFNQVVARLFDKGLSDIFSGYRVLSRRFVKSFPCMSEGFEIEAEMSIHALQLRMPVREIPTRYSKRVAGTVSKLNTWRDGLRILRHVLRLQRLHRPRQFFGSLGLATILLALLLAIPVFSTFLQSGQVPRFPTAILAMGMVLLGALVAFVGLILESSSQLALETKRLSYLSMASPAELDPAPATVTPRSVGTAG, encoded by the coding sequence ATGCCCAAGTCCCCTCCGCGCATCGCGGTCATCCTGCCTTGCTACAACGAGGAGCCCGCCATCCGAGCCACGGTGCTCGGCTTCCAGCAGGCCCTGCCCACCGCGAGCATCGTCGTCTACGACAACGCCTCGACCGACCGCACGAGCGAGGTCGCGCGGGAGGCCGGAGCGTTCGTGCGGAGCGAGACGCGCCGGGGCAAGGGCAACGTCATCCGCCGCGCCTTCGCGGACATCGACGCGGACATCTACGTGGTGGCGGATGGAGATGGCACCTACGACGCCTCCGTGGCGCCGCGGCTGGTGCAGCTGCTCGTCGACGAGTCGCTCGACATGGTGGTCGGCACGCGCATCCACAGCGAGAAGGAGGCCTACCGGGCGGGCCATGTCGCGGGCAACTGGCTCTTCAACCAGGTCGTGGCCCGGCTCTTCGACAAGGGCCTGTCCGACATCTTCTCCGGCTACCGCGTCCTCTCCCGGCGCTTCGTGAAGTCCTTCCCCTGCATGTCCGAGGGCTTCGAAATCGAAGCGGAGATGAGCATCCACGCCCTCCAGCTGCGCATGCCCGTGCGCGAAATCCCCACCCGCTATTCGAAGCGCGTCGCCGGCACGGTGAGCAAGCTGAACACGTGGCGGGACGGGTTGCGCATCCTGCGCCATGTCCTGCGCCTGCAGCGGCTCCACCGGCCGAGGCAGTTCTTCGGGAGCCTGGGGCTCGCCACCATCCTGCTCGCGCTCCTGCTGGCCATCCCCGTCTTCAGCACCTTCCTCCAGTCGGGACAGGTCCCCCGCTTCCCCACCGCCATCCTCGCCATGGGCATGGTGCTGCTCGGCGCGCTCGTGGCGTTCGTGGGGCTCATCCTCGAGAGCTCCAGCCAGCTCGCCCTCGAGACGAAGCGCCTGAGCTACCTCTCCATGGCGTCCCCCGCGGAGCTCGACCCGGCGCCGGCGACGGTGACGCCTCGCTCCGTCGGCACCGCGGGCTGA
- the trmB gene encoding tRNA (guanine(46)-N(7))-methyltransferase TrmB: protein MPRPRLLPDPVGLKYFTQDTPVDWDAEFGFTGPLELEIGSGAGGHALEYCRRNPHVRFVAFEWRKKYARDTQDRAVKAGMRNLVVIESDARFVVPRIFADGSLSAIHLQFPDPWWKRAHAKRAVVQPAFARLLLAKLVPGGLFDMRTDVQDRAENMLSILESAGFHNPLGSGVFHPYDPEEVPSTRERRYLASGEPVYRARLIRPR, encoded by the coding sequence ATGCCTCGTCCCCGCCTCCTGCCCGACCCCGTGGGCCTCAAGTACTTCACCCAGGACACCCCCGTGGACTGGGACGCCGAGTTCGGCTTCACCGGCCCCCTGGAGCTGGAGATCGGCTCCGGCGCCGGTGGCCACGCGCTCGAGTACTGCCGCCGCAACCCCCACGTGCGCTTCGTCGCCTTCGAGTGGCGCAAGAAGTACGCCCGCGACACCCAGGACCGCGCCGTCAAGGCCGGGATGCGCAACCTCGTCGTCATCGAATCCGACGCCCGCTTCGTCGTCCCCCGCATCTTCGCGGACGGCTCCCTCTCCGCCATCCACCTCCAGTTCCCGGACCCCTGGTGGAAGCGCGCCCACGCCAAGCGCGCCGTCGTCCAGCCCGCCTTCGCCCGGCTCCTGCTCGCCAAGCTCGTCCCGGGGGGCCTGTTCGACATGCGCACCGACGTCCAGGACCGCGCCGAGAACATGCTCTCCATCCTGGAATCCGCTGGATTCCACAACCCCCTGGGTTCCGGGGTCTTCCACCCCTATGACCCGGAGGAGGTGCCGTCCACGCGGGAGCGGCGCTACCTGGCCTCCGGGGAGCCGGTGTACCGCGCGCGGCTCATCCGCCCGCGTTAG
- a CDS encoding diguanylate cyclase: protein MAEGERKRTQEVARKAGPGGELSGRTVLIVDDDPAHVAHVREGLAPRGYLFREAHDGAQALSAIRESRPDLILMDVEMPGLGGVEVCRIIKANAGEDGFGFIPVILMTARQAAGKVEGLELGADDYLVKPFDMLELSARVKSMLRLKALQDALVEKNRELDRANKELARRREELLALSRTDALTSLFNRRCFEERLNEEFARSRRYQSPLSLVMLDIDHFKRINDTFGHPFGDQVLRAVAQTTRSRLREVDLLARYGGEEFVALLPETASPDALKVCERVREAIAALGLEHVGVDGKRQQVRLTASLGVATVPSEDLGSAEALLRAADAGLYAAKEAGRNRVRQHVP from the coding sequence ATGGCGGAAGGCGAGCGGAAGAGGACGCAGGAGGTCGCCCGCAAGGCGGGGCCTGGAGGGGAGCTCAGCGGTCGCACGGTGCTCATCGTCGACGATGACCCGGCGCACGTGGCGCACGTGCGCGAGGGCCTGGCGCCGCGCGGCTACCTCTTCCGCGAGGCGCACGACGGGGCGCAGGCGCTGTCGGCCATCCGCGAGTCGCGCCCGGACCTCATCCTGATGGACGTGGAGATGCCGGGGCTGGGCGGCGTGGAGGTGTGCCGCATCATCAAGGCGAACGCGGGGGAGGACGGCTTCGGCTTCATCCCGGTGATTCTGATGACGGCGCGCCAGGCGGCGGGGAAGGTGGAGGGGCTGGAGCTGGGGGCGGACGACTACCTGGTGAAGCCCTTCGACATGCTGGAGCTGTCGGCGCGGGTGAAGTCGATGCTGCGGCTCAAGGCGCTGCAGGACGCGCTGGTGGAGAAGAACCGGGAGCTGGACCGGGCCAACAAGGAGCTGGCGCGGCGGCGCGAGGAGCTCCTGGCGCTCAGCCGCACGGACGCGCTCACCAGCCTGTTCAACCGGCGCTGCTTCGAGGAGCGGCTGAACGAGGAGTTCGCGCGCTCGCGGCGCTACCAGTCGCCCCTGTCGCTGGTGATGCTGGACATCGACCACTTCAAGCGCATCAACGACACGTTCGGGCACCCCTTCGGGGACCAGGTGCTGCGCGCGGTGGCCCAGACGACGCGCTCGAGGCTGCGCGAGGTGGACCTGCTGGCGCGCTACGGCGGGGAGGAGTTCGTGGCGCTGCTGCCGGAGACGGCGTCCCCGGACGCACTCAAGGTGTGCGAGCGCGTGCGCGAGGCCATCGCGGCGCTGGGGCTGGAGCACGTGGGCGTGGACGGGAAGCGGCAGCAGGTGCGGCTGACCGCATCCCTGGGCGTGGCGACGGTGCCCTCGGAGGACCTGGGGAGCGCGGAGGCCCTGCTGCGCGCGGCGGACGCGGGCCTCTATGCGGCCAAGGAGGCGGGCCGCAACCGTGTCCGGCAGCACGTTCCGTGA
- a CDS encoding bifunctional riboflavin kinase/FAD synthetase gives MKVFQSVTEAGRALAGQALALGNFDGVHVGHQALFAEARRHAPPAAFTFHPHPGKVLQPDLAPKLITLLPRRLELLAHYGVEAVVVQAFSRDYARTRPGDYEAALFDTLGVAHVVVGSDFTYGAARAGTVETLREAASRRNARVHVVPPVTVDGVVASSSRVREYILEGRVSAACRLLGRPFDLDGTVVAGAGRGRTLGFPTANVDTQNELRPAPGVYAIRVRFLGEPSGAWYGGAANIGIKPTFGGSEVTIEAHLLDFAGDLYGRELRVQFLERLRPEQRFGSVAELTGQIKRDVEAARTVIARAGD, from the coding sequence ATGAAGGTCTTCCAGTCGGTGACGGAGGCGGGCCGGGCGCTGGCCGGACAGGCGCTCGCGCTGGGCAACTTCGACGGCGTGCACGTGGGGCACCAGGCCCTGTTCGCGGAGGCGCGCCGCCACGCGCCCCCGGCGGCGTTCACCTTCCACCCCCACCCGGGCAAGGTGCTCCAGCCGGACCTGGCCCCCAAGCTCATCACCCTGCTGCCGCGGCGCTTGGAGCTGCTGGCCCACTACGGGGTGGAGGCGGTGGTGGTGCAGGCGTTCTCCCGGGACTACGCGCGCACCCGCCCCGGGGACTACGAGGCCGCGCTCTTCGACACGCTCGGGGTGGCCCACGTCGTGGTGGGCAGCGACTTCACCTACGGCGCGGCGCGGGCGGGCACGGTGGAGACGCTGCGCGAGGCGGCCTCCCGGCGCAACGCCCGCGTGCACGTCGTGCCACCGGTGACGGTGGATGGGGTGGTGGCCTCGTCCTCCCGGGTGCGCGAGTACATCCTGGAGGGGCGGGTGTCCGCGGCGTGCCGGCTGCTCGGCCGCCCCTTCGACCTGGACGGCACCGTGGTGGCCGGGGCGGGGCGGGGGAGGACCCTCGGCTTCCCCACCGCGAACGTGGACACCCAGAACGAACTGCGCCCCGCTCCCGGCGTGTACGCCATCCGCGTCCGCTTCCTGGGGGAGCCCTCCGGGGCGTGGTATGGCGGGGCGGCCAATATCGGCATCAAACCCACCTTCGGCGGTTCGGAGGTCACCATCGAGGCGCACCTCCTGGACTTCGCGGGGGACCTCTATGGCCGGGAGCTGCGCGTGCAGTTCCTGGAGCGGCTGCGCCCGGAGCAGCGTTTCGGTTCCGTGGCGGAGCTCACCGGGCAGATCAAGCGCGACGTCGAGGCCGCTCGCACGGTGATCGCCCGCGCGGGTGATTGA
- a CDS encoding type IV pilus twitching motility protein PilT → MANLHQLLKAMVEKGASDLHVTTGSPPQLRVDGELVPLKTAPLTPVETKQLCYSILTDAQKHKFEEENELDLSFGVKGLSRFRANIFMQRGAVAGAFRTIPFKILTFQELGLPPVVAELVKKPRGLILVTGPTGSGKSTTLASMIDKINTERHEHIMTIEDPIEYLHPHKNCLVNQREVGADTRNFKTALKYILRQDPDVVLVGELRDLETIEAALTIAETGHICYATLHTNSAVQTINRILDVFPPYQQPQVRAQLSFVLEGVMSQALVAKAGGPGRVLALEVMVPNPAIRNLIREDKVHQIYSSMQVGQAKYGMQTFNQALAALLLRRLISQDEAFGRSSDPEELRNILAGGGTIPGAQRPAGGAGGR, encoded by the coding sequence GTGGCCAACCTGCACCAGCTCCTCAAGGCAATGGTCGAGAAGGGCGCTTCCGACCTCCACGTCACCACCGGCTCCCCGCCGCAGCTGCGCGTGGACGGCGAGCTCGTCCCCTTGAAGACGGCGCCGCTGACGCCCGTGGAGACCAAGCAGCTCTGCTACTCCATCCTCACGGACGCCCAGAAGCACAAGTTCGAGGAAGAGAACGAGCTGGACCTGTCCTTCGGCGTGAAGGGCCTGTCGCGCTTCCGCGCCAACATCTTCATGCAGCGCGGCGCGGTGGCCGGGGCGTTCCGCACCATTCCGTTCAAGATCCTGACCTTCCAGGAGCTGGGCCTGCCGCCCGTCGTCGCGGAGCTGGTGAAGAAGCCCCGCGGCCTCATCCTGGTGACCGGACCCACCGGGTCGGGCAAGTCCACCACGCTGGCCTCGATGATCGACAAGATCAACACCGAGCGTCATGAGCACATCATGACCATCGAGGACCCCATCGAGTACCTGCACCCGCACAAGAACTGCCTGGTCAACCAGCGCGAGGTGGGCGCGGATACCCGCAACTTCAAGACGGCCCTCAAGTACATCCTCCGCCAGGACCCGGACGTGGTGCTCGTGGGCGAGCTGCGCGACCTGGAGACCATCGAGGCGGCGCTCACCATCGCGGAGACGGGCCACATCTGCTACGCGACGCTGCACACCAACAGCGCGGTGCAGACCATCAACCGCATCCTGGACGTGTTCCCGCCCTACCAGCAGCCCCAGGTCCGCGCCCAGCTGTCGTTCGTGCTGGAGGGCGTGATGAGCCAGGCCCTGGTGGCCAAGGCGGGCGGCCCCGGCCGCGTGCTGGCGCTGGAGGTCATGGTGCCCAACCCCGCCATCCGCAACCTCATCCGCGAGGACAAGGTCCACCAGATCTACTCCTCCATGCAGGTGGGTCAGGCGAAGTACGGCATGCAGACCTTCAACCAGGCCCTGGCGGCGCTCCTGCTCCGCCGCCTCATCAGCCAGGACGAGGCCTTCGGACGCTCCAGCGACCCGGAGGAGCTGCGCAACATCCTGGCCGGGGGGGGCACCATCCCCGGCGCCCAGCGGCCGGCCGGAGGGGCGGGCGGTCGTTAG
- a CDS encoding sigma-54-dependent transcriptional regulator, with the protein MRGHVLVVDDELSMREYLELLLHREGYAVTSVPGVKPACELLARDGVDLVISDMKLGTGSGLDVLRAARARKEPPEVVLITAYGTPAAAVEAMREGAYDYICKPFDNEELRLLVQKALEKRSLRQENTSLRARLLPGLGTAVGQSARMQAVWALVEKVASGRSTVLVTGESGTGKELIARAIHMRGSRAALPFLPFNCAALNEGTLESELFGHVKGAFTGAVHERQGLLVSAGEGTVLLDEVGEMPLATQVKLLRVLQERKVKPVGSAAEVPFQARVIAATNRRLEAEVKAGRFREDLFYRLNVIALELPPLRERTGDIPLLATHFLTRMAEELGRPALRFAPETLALLERYAFPGNVRQLQNMVERAATLSDSDLLGPSSLPPAVRGDAEPVGRAEEGAEPSLGAGFNLERHLDDSERRYLLAALRQAGGVKTRAAELLGLSFRSFRYRLAKHGLTDDLDEPPPSVGRG; encoded by the coding sequence GTGCGTGGCCACGTGCTGGTGGTGGATGACGAGCTGTCCATGCGGGAGTACCTGGAGCTGCTGCTGCACCGCGAGGGCTACGCGGTGACGAGCGTCCCGGGCGTGAAGCCCGCGTGCGAGTTGCTGGCGCGCGACGGCGTGGACCTGGTCATCTCCGACATGAAGCTGGGCACGGGCAGCGGGCTGGACGTGCTGCGGGCCGCGCGAGCCCGGAAGGAGCCTCCGGAGGTGGTGCTCATCACCGCCTACGGCACGCCCGCGGCCGCCGTGGAGGCCATGCGCGAGGGCGCGTACGACTACATCTGCAAGCCCTTCGACAACGAGGAGCTGCGGCTGCTGGTGCAGAAGGCGCTCGAGAAGCGCAGCTTGCGCCAGGAGAACACCTCCCTGCGGGCCCGGCTGCTGCCGGGGCTGGGCACGGCGGTGGGGCAGAGCGCGCGGATGCAGGCGGTCTGGGCGCTGGTGGAGAAGGTGGCCTCCGGACGCAGCACGGTGCTGGTGACGGGCGAGAGCGGCACGGGCAAGGAGCTCATCGCCCGCGCCATCCACATGCGCGGCAGTCGCGCGGCGCTGCCGTTCCTGCCCTTCAACTGCGCGGCGCTCAACGAGGGCACGTTGGAGAGCGAGCTGTTCGGCCATGTGAAGGGGGCCTTCACCGGCGCGGTCCACGAGCGGCAGGGCCTGCTGGTGTCCGCGGGCGAGGGCACCGTCCTCTTGGACGAGGTGGGGGAGATGCCCCTGGCCACGCAGGTGAAGCTCCTGCGCGTGTTGCAGGAGCGGAAGGTGAAGCCCGTGGGCAGCGCGGCGGAGGTGCCGTTCCAGGCCCGCGTCATCGCCGCGACCAACCGCAGGCTGGAGGCGGAGGTGAAGGCGGGGCGCTTCCGCGAGGACCTCTTCTACCGGCTCAACGTCATCGCCCTGGAGCTGCCCCCGCTGCGCGAGCGGACCGGCGACATCCCGCTGCTGGCCACCCACTTCCTGACGCGCATGGCGGAGGAGCTGGGGCGTCCCGCGCTGCGCTTCGCGCCGGAGACGCTCGCGCTGCTGGAGCGCTACGCCTTCCCGGGCAACGTCCGGCAGCTCCAGAACATGGTGGAGCGCGCGGCGACGCTGTCCGACTCGGACCTGCTGGGGCCCTCCTCGCTGCCCCCCGCGGTGCGCGGCGACGCGGAGCCGGTGGGCCGCGCGGAGGAGGGCGCGGAGCCCTCGCTCGGCGCGGGCTTCAACCTCGAGCGCCACCTGGACGACAGCGAGCGCCGCTACCTGCTGGCGGCGTTGAGGCAGGCGGGCGGGGTGAAGACGCGCGCCGCGGAGCTGCTGGGCCTGTCCTTCCGCTCGTTCCGCTACCGCCTGGCCAAGCACGGGCTCACGGACGACCTGGACGAGCCCCCTCCGTCCGTGGGGCGGGGCTGA
- the pilB gene encoding type IV-A pilus assembly ATPase PilB, producing MSGRLGELLVRENLISVQQLRKAQEEQQKSGTRIGTALIKTGAIEESKLTDFLSKQYGVPAINLKDFDIDGDIIKLVPKEVAEKHLVIPVNRAGPSLIVAMCDPSNIFAVDDLKFLTGYNIETVVASEVSIREAIERYYAEKGPSMEEIVGDVGDDIEVAKEETENIDEMAKAADDAPVVKLVNLILMDAIKKRASDIHIEPYEKDFRVRFRIDGVLYEVMRPPMKLRNAITSRLKIMASLDISERRLPQDGRIKIKMGGGKEMDFRVSVCPTLFGEKVVMRLLDKSNLQLDMTKLGFDPQPLAWFKEAIDRPYGMVLVTGPTGSGKTTTLYSALSSLNDVGTNISTAEDPVEFNFAGINQVQMHDDIGLNFAAALRSFLRQDPDIIMIGEIRDFETAEIGVKAALTGHLVLSTLHTNDAPGTVSRLLNMGIEPFLVTASLNLILAQRLARRLCPACKKPADKVDEQALIDAGIPPDKIGTFTVYEKVGCRDCNDRGYRGRVAIYEVMPFWDGLKELVINGASAAELKQEAIRLGMSSLRMSGLKKVMDGATTLEEVVGNTAPDRF from the coding sequence ATGTCCGGTCGACTTGGTGAACTGCTGGTTCGCGAGAACCTCATCTCCGTCCAGCAGCTGCGCAAGGCCCAGGAAGAGCAGCAGAAGAGCGGCACGCGCATCGGCACGGCGCTCATCAAGACGGGCGCCATCGAGGAGTCGAAGCTGACCGACTTCCTCTCCAAGCAGTACGGCGTGCCGGCCATCAACCTGAAGGACTTCGACATCGACGGGGACATCATCAAGCTCGTGCCGAAGGAAGTGGCCGAGAAGCACCTGGTGATTCCCGTCAACCGCGCCGGCCCGTCGCTCATCGTGGCCATGTGCGACCCGTCCAACATCTTCGCGGTGGACGACCTGAAGTTCCTCACCGGCTACAACATCGAGACGGTGGTGGCCTCGGAGGTCTCCATCCGCGAGGCCATCGAGCGGTATTACGCGGAGAAGGGCCCCTCGATGGAGGAGATCGTCGGCGACGTCGGCGACGACATCGAGGTCGCGAAGGAGGAGACGGAGAACATCGACGAGATGGCCAAGGCCGCGGACGACGCGCCGGTGGTCAAGCTCGTGAACCTCATCCTCATGGACGCCATCAAGAAGCGCGCGTCCGACATCCACATCGAGCCCTACGAGAAGGACTTCCGCGTCCGCTTCCGCATCGACGGCGTGCTCTACGAGGTCATGCGCCCGCCGATGAAGCTGCGCAACGCCATCACCTCGCGTCTGAAGATCATGGCCTCGCTCGACATCTCCGAGCGCCGCCTGCCCCAGGACGGCCGCATCAAGATCAAGATGGGCGGCGGCAAGGAGATGGACTTCCGCGTGAGCGTGTGTCCCACGCTCTTCGGCGAGAAGGTCGTCATGCGTCTGCTCGACAAGAGCAACCTCCAACTGGACATGACCAAGCTGGGCTTCGACCCGCAGCCCCTGGCCTGGTTCAAGGAGGCCATCGACCGGCCCTACGGCATGGTGCTGGTGACGGGCCCCACGGGCTCCGGCAAGACGACGACGCTGTACTCGGCGCTCTCCAGCCTCAACGACGTGGGCACCAACATCTCCACCGCGGAGGACCCGGTCGAGTTCAACTTCGCCGGCATCAACCAGGTGCAGATGCACGACGACATCGGCCTGAACTTCGCCGCCGCGCTGCGCTCCTTCCTCCGCCAGGACCCGGACATCATCATGATTGGTGAGATCCGCGACTTCGAGACGGCGGAGATCGGCGTGAAGGCGGCGCTCACCGGCCACCTGGTGCTCTCCACGCTGCACACCAACGACGCCCCCGGCACCGTCAGCCGCCTGCTCAACATGGGCATCGAGCCGTTCCTCGTGACGGCCTCGCTCAACCTCATCCTCGCCCAGCGTCTGGCGCGCCGCCTGTGCCCCGCCTGCAAGAAGCCGGCGGACAAGGTGGACGAGCAGGCCCTCATCGACGCGGGCATCCCGCCGGACAAGATCGGCACCTTCACGGTGTACGAGAAGGTCGGCTGCCGCGACTGCAACGACCGCGGCTACCGCGGCCGCGTGGCCATCTACGAGGTCATGCCCTTCTGGGATGGCCTCAAGGAGCTGGTCATCAACGGCGCGTCCGCCGCCGAACTGAAGCAGGAGGCCATCCGCCTGGGCATGAGCAGCCTGCGCATGAGTGGTCTCAAGAAGGTGATGGACGGCGCCACCACCCTGGAAGAGGTGGTCGGCAACACCGCCCCGGACCGCTTCTAA
- a CDS encoding type II secretion system F family protein, whose amino-acid sequence MAAPAVQKATASKKNTAQFLWEAKTKGGETKKGEMEASDIEAVNARLKSLGLNPVKVRKKSALDGDISIPGLGGVTGKDILVFTRQFATMIDAGLPLVQCLDILAGQMDNPTFKKVVFAIKAKVEQGSTFADALKEHPKVFDELYVQLCAAGEVGGILDSILNRLAAYREKNEKLKRKVKGAMTYPAIVILVAIGVTALLLIKVTPVFADMFADFGSELPGPTKFVVELSEWAQAYWLHVFGSIVAVVVAFSWSYKQPKGRKFWDKTFLVMPLFGPVVRKVAVARFTRTLGTMISSGVPILDALDVTAKTAGNRTVEEAIFYVRSKIAEGKNISGPLLDTKVFPSMVVQMIGVGEATGAMDTMLNKIADFYDDEVDTAVSALTSMIEPLLMVFLGGVVGGFLIAMYLPIFSIAGAIK is encoded by the coding sequence ATGGCAGCACCGGCAGTCCAGAAAGCAACAGCTTCCAAGAAGAACACGGCCCAGTTTCTCTGGGAGGCGAAGACCAAGGGCGGAGAGACCAAGAAGGGCGAGATGGAGGCCTCGGACATCGAGGCCGTCAACGCGCGCCTGAAGTCGCTGGGGCTCAACCCGGTCAAGGTGCGCAAGAAGAGCGCCCTGGACGGCGACATCAGCATCCCGGGCCTGGGCGGGGTGACGGGCAAGGACATCCTCGTCTTCACGCGTCAGTTCGCGACGATGATCGACGCGGGTCTCCCCCTGGTGCAGTGTCTGGACATCCTCGCCGGGCAGATGGACAACCCCACCTTCAAGAAGGTGGTGTTCGCCATCAAGGCCAAGGTCGAGCAGGGCAGCACCTTCGCTGACGCGCTCAAGGAGCACCCCAAGGTCTTCGACGAGCTGTACGTCCAGCTGTGCGCCGCGGGCGAGGTGGGCGGTATCCTCGACTCCATCCTCAACCGTCTGGCGGCCTACCGCGAGAAGAACGAGAAGCTCAAGCGCAAGGTCAAGGGCGCGATGACCTACCCGGCCATCGTCATCCTGGTCGCCATCGGCGTGACGGCGCTGCTGCTCATCAAGGTGACGCCGGTGTTCGCGGACATGTTCGCGGACTTCGGTTCGGAGCTGCCGGGCCCCACCAAGTTCGTGGTGGAGCTGTCCGAATGGGCGCAGGCGTACTGGCTGCACGTCTTCGGCTCCATCGTCGCCGTCGTCGTCGCCTTCTCCTGGAGCTACAAGCAGCCCAAGGGGCGCAAGTTCTGGGACAAGACCTTCCTGGTGATGCCCCTGTTCGGGCCCGTGGTCCGCAAGGTGGCGGTGGCGCGCTTCACGCGCACGCTGGGCACGATGATCTCCTCGGGCGTGCCCATCCTGGACGCGCTGGACGTGACGGCGAAGACGGCCGGCAACCGCACGGTGGAGGAGGCCATCTTCTACGTGCGCTCGAAGATCGCCGAGGGCAAGAACATCTCCGGCCCGCTGCTCGACACCAAGGTGTTCCCCTCCATGGTGGTGCAGATGATCGGCGTCGGCGAGGCGACGGGCGCCATGGACACGATGCTCAACAAGATCGCCGACTTCTACGACGACGAGGTCGACACGGCGGTCAGCGCGCTGACGTCGATGATCGAACCGCTCCTGATGGTGTTCCTCGGCGGCGTGGTCGGTGGCTTCCTCATCGCCATGTACCTGCCCATCTTCTCCATTGCCGGTGCCATCAAGTAG
- a CDS encoding two-component system sensor histidine kinase NtrB produces MVLFRTAAASLSLVITVVRLLLQPLEEPSRADTLSLAVIIGAYVSTVVVGIRLRREKAGRTDAWVQVLGDVVIATGLVYLSGGADSPLTFLYSLAVIGAAVVLDWRGALWAAAVGGLAFSGLVVVVRLMDRAPLGPMLTSRGLFVLGSNLLALGLIAVLAGYLSRQLSATGGALVAREADLRRLGRLQQQILSSMPSGLITCDGRGAVTYVNPAARGILQVDEVGTVGQPLESLLPGVSALAPRSPRGELMVGARGGRRRILGLSVTPLEGEHGALLIVFQDLTELRRMEEDLERSDRLASLGTLSAQLAHELRNPLAAMRGSAQLLAQETPRDGVVQKLTNILVRESDRLARLVEDFLRFARPPEPVRRPVPLDALLAETMDMLRADPLARDVRVEVAAQEKLTAAVDPDQLRQVLINLVRNGFQAAGPKGAVKVALARGEREAQIRVWDSAGSITQEMMGHLFEPFFTTRDGGTGLGLSTAHSIVRAHGGSIRVRSDPAEGTEFVVGLPL; encoded by the coding sequence CTGGTGTTGTTCCGCACGGCGGCGGCGAGCCTCTCCCTCGTCATCACCGTGGTCCGCCTGCTGCTCCAGCCCCTCGAGGAGCCGAGCCGGGCGGACACGCTGTCCCTGGCCGTCATCATCGGCGCGTACGTGTCCACGGTGGTGGTGGGCATCCGCCTGCGCCGGGAGAAGGCGGGGCGGACTGACGCGTGGGTCCAGGTGCTGGGCGACGTCGTCATCGCCACGGGCCTCGTGTACCTCAGCGGCGGGGCGGACTCGCCGCTCACCTTCCTCTACAGCCTGGCCGTCATCGGCGCCGCGGTGGTGCTCGACTGGCGGGGCGCGCTGTGGGCCGCCGCCGTGGGGGGCCTGGCCTTCTCCGGGCTCGTGGTCGTGGTGCGGTTGATGGACAGGGCGCCCCTGGGGCCCATGCTGACCAGCCGGGGCCTGTTCGTGCTCGGCAGCAACCTGCTGGCGCTGGGGCTCATCGCCGTGCTGGCGGGCTACCTCTCCCGGCAGCTGTCCGCCACGGGCGGCGCCCTGGTGGCCCGCGAGGCGGACCTGCGGAGGCTGGGGCGGTTGCAGCAGCAGATCCTCTCGTCCATGCCGTCGGGGCTCATCACCTGTGATGGCCGGGGGGCCGTGACGTACGTGAATCCGGCGGCGAGGGGCATCCTCCAGGTGGATGAGGTGGGCACCGTGGGGCAGCCCCTGGAGTCGCTGCTCCCGGGCGTCTCCGCGCTCGCGCCCAGGTCGCCTCGCGGCGAGCTGATGGTGGGCGCGCGGGGCGGCCGGCGCCGCATCCTCGGCTTGTCCGTCACGCCGCTGGAGGGCGAACACGGCGCGCTGCTCATCGTCTTCCAGGACCTGACGGAGCTGCGGCGGATGGAGGAGGACCTGGAGCGCTCGGACCGGCTCGCGAGCCTGGGGACCCTGTCCGCGCAGCTGGCGCACGAGCTGCGCAACCCGCTCGCCGCGATGCGTGGCTCCGCGCAGCTCCTGGCGCAGGAGACGCCCCGGGATGGGGTGGTGCAGAAGCTCACCAACATCCTGGTCCGGGAGTCGGACCGGCTGGCGCGGCTGGTGGAGGACTTCCTGCGCTTCGCGCGCCCCCCGGAGCCGGTGCGACGACCGGTGCCGCTGGACGCGCTGCTCGCGGAGACGATGGACATGCTCCGCGCGGATCCGCTGGCGCGGGACGTGCGCGTGGAGGTGGCCGCGCAGGAGAAGCTGACGGCGGCGGTGGATCCGGACCAGCTGCGCCAGGTGCTCATCAACCTGGTGCGCAACGGCTTCCAGGCGGCGGGCCCGAAGGGCGCGGTGAAGGTCGCGTTGGCGCGCGGTGAGAGGGAGGCGCAGATTCGCGTGTGGGACTCGGCGGGGAGCATCACCCAGGAGATGATGGGGCACCTGTTCGAGCCCTTCTTCACCACGCGGGATGGGGGAACGGGGCTGGGGCTGTCCACCGCGCACTCCATCGTGCGGGCGCACGGTGGGTCCATCCGCGTGCGCTCGGACCCGGCCGAGGGCACGGAGTTCGTCGTGGGGTTGCCGCTGTGA